In Xanthomonas sp. SI, the following are encoded in one genomic region:
- a CDS encoding serine hydrolase domain-containing protein, with protein sequence MSMSPAVASVSPAHAPALSPQQAAPLDAAIDAALREQRLVGAVVLVAHAGQCVYRRAAGWADREARRPLREDATFRLASVSKPIVATAALALVAQGRLQLDAPIARWLPWFRPALPDGRAPDISLRQLLSHSVGLGYRFLDPADGAHARAGVSDGMDNSGLSLEDNLRRLAEVPLQYAPGTGWGYSLSIDVAGALLQAASGQPLPQLVRDLVTAPLGMHATAFHAEDAARLAVPYVNGDPSPHRLGEGEVVAPFADGAGIVFHPSRALDPQAFASAGAGMVGSADDVLRLLETLRCGGAPLLPAALVAEMGRAQAGDFGPPDAPGWGYGLGFAVLRDPAPTATPEAPGTWRWGGAYGHSWFVDPARQLSVVALTNTLYEGMSGAFVTELRDAVYASLRSVPA encoded by the coding sequence ATGTCCATGTCCCCTGCCGTCGCTTCCGTTTCCCCGGCGCATGCGCCGGCACTTTCGCCGCAACAGGCCGCGCCGCTCGATGCCGCGATCGATGCGGCCTTGCGCGAGCAGCGCCTGGTCGGCGCGGTGGTGCTGGTCGCGCACGCGGGCCAGTGCGTCTATCGCCGCGCCGCAGGCTGGGCCGACCGCGAGGCGCGGCGGCCGCTGCGCGAGGACGCCACCTTCCGCCTGGCCTCGGTCAGCAAGCCGATCGTCGCCACCGCGGCGCTGGCGCTGGTCGCGCAAGGCCGGCTGCAGCTGGATGCACCGATCGCGCGCTGGCTGCCCTGGTTCCGCCCCGCGCTGCCCGACGGGCGGGCGCCGGACATCAGCCTGCGCCAGTTGCTCAGCCACAGCGTCGGGCTCGGCTACCGCTTCCTCGACCCGGCGGACGGCGCGCATGCGCGTGCCGGCGTGTCCGACGGCATGGACAACAGCGGCCTGAGCCTGGAAGACAACCTGCGCCGCCTCGCCGAAGTGCCACTCCAGTACGCACCCGGCACCGGCTGGGGCTATTCGCTGTCGATCGATGTCGCCGGCGCGCTGCTGCAGGCGGCCAGCGGTCAGCCGTTGCCGCAGCTGGTGCGCGACCTGGTCACCGCGCCGCTGGGCATGCACGCCACCGCCTTCCATGCCGAGGACGCGGCGCGGTTGGCCGTGCCCTACGTCAACGGCGACCCTTCGCCGCACCGGCTCGGCGAAGGCGAAGTGGTCGCGCCGTTCGCGGACGGCGCCGGCATCGTGTTCCATCCTTCGCGCGCGCTGGATCCGCAGGCGTTCGCCTCCGCCGGCGCCGGCATGGTCGGCAGCGCCGACGACGTGCTGCGCCTGCTGGAAACGCTGCGCTGCGGCGGCGCGCCGCTGCTGCCGGCCGCGCTGGTGGCCGAGATGGGCCGCGCGCAGGCCGGCGATTTCGGCCCGCCGGACGCGCCCGGCTGGGGATACGGCCTGGGCTTTGCGGTGCTGCGCGATCCGGCGCCGACCGCGACCCCGGAAGCACCCGGCACCTGGCGCTGGGGCGGCGCGTACGGCCATAGCTGGTTCGTCGATCCGGCACGGCAGCTGAGCGTGGTGGCGCTGACCAACACCTTGTACGAAGGCATGTCCGGCGCGTTCGTGACCGAGCTGCGCGACGCGGTCTACGCCAGCCTGCGCAGCGTGCCGGCATGA
- a CDS encoding tetratricopeptide repeat protein produces the protein MFGWTAFALVAATAIAPPPAPPAADQIMRVPPALHALVQQRVDLRAPREQRLQQLVKFAFDADGLDLQYDAKATNSIAETYATRRVNCLSFTLLFVAMARDVGLDAQVEEVGRVLSWYQDGDALYNAGHVNVGVRIDGRHASIDLDRSVLMDRRGPQPISDRRALAHYYNNRGAELMADGDLPAAQQHLAMALQMDRDFAAAWNNLGVLELRQGDPQAATQDYATALAVDPNHMSALSNAAILYRRLGDGRREAAMLARLQRVQQTDPFQQYLLGNEAERRQDYAAAIGYYRHALRLYDGADLLYFALARAYLLNGDTRRANTAMQQALAHADKATQPRYQAKLDALRRLSHNTQALR, from the coding sequence ATGTTCGGTTGGACCGCGTTCGCCCTGGTCGCTGCCACAGCGATCGCGCCACCACCCGCGCCGCCCGCGGCGGACCAGATCATGCGCGTCCCGCCTGCGCTGCATGCGCTGGTGCAGCAGCGCGTCGATCTGCGCGCCCCGCGCGAGCAACGCCTGCAGCAACTGGTGAAGTTCGCCTTCGATGCCGACGGCCTGGACCTGCAGTACGACGCCAAGGCCACCAACAGCATCGCCGAGACCTACGCCACGCGCCGCGTCAATTGCCTGTCCTTCACCCTGCTGTTCGTGGCCATGGCGCGCGACGTGGGGCTGGACGCGCAGGTGGAAGAGGTAGGCCGCGTGCTGAGCTGGTACCAGGACGGCGACGCGCTGTACAACGCCGGCCACGTCAACGTCGGCGTGCGCATCGACGGGCGCCATGCCAGCATCGACCTGGACCGCAGCGTGCTGATGGACCGGCGTGGCCCGCAGCCGATTTCCGACCGCCGCGCGCTGGCCCACTACTACAACAATCGCGGCGCCGAACTGATGGCCGACGGCGACCTGCCCGCCGCGCAACAGCATCTGGCGATGGCGCTGCAGATGGACCGCGACTTCGCCGCCGCCTGGAACAACCTCGGCGTGCTGGAGCTGCGCCAAGGCGATCCGCAAGCGGCCACGCAGGACTATGCGACCGCGCTGGCGGTCGACCCCAACCATATGTCCGCACTGTCCAACGCCGCCATCCTGTACCGACGCCTGGGCGATGGGCGGCGCGAGGCGGCGATGCTGGCGCGACTGCAACGCGTGCAGCAGACCGACCCGTTCCAGCAGTATCTGCTCGGCAACGAGGCGGAGCGGCGCCAGGACTACGCCGCGGCGATCGGCTACTACCGGCATGCGCTGCGGCTGTACGACGGCGCGGACCTGCTGTATTTCGCCCTGGCCCGCGCGTATCTGCTCAACGGCGATACGCGCCGCGCGAACACGGCGATGCAGCAGGCGCTGGCGCACGCCGACAAAGCCACGCAGCCGCGCTATCAGGCCAAGCTGGACGCGTTGCGGCGGCTGTCGCACAACACGCAGGCGCTGCGCTGA
- a CDS encoding LysR family transcriptional regulator, whose amino-acid sequence MDSLGSLRGFVQVVESGGFAEAARVLGVSASAMAKSVARLEQSLGVRLFHRSTRSQTLTAEGQLFLPRCRRILAEAEAARSELGSHAATPKGRLRVSLPMNNNVLLPVLADFMRAYPQVQLDLDFDDRLVDVIEDGFDAVLRVAEPDDSRLASKRLGGFRRCLVAAPDYLQRCGTPRAPADLLAHQCLHYRFRSSGRLEAWPMGAAAAGLQLPVSMVCNNIETRLSFALRGCGIALLPEHSVRDAVANGMLRTLLDDYVAADGTFHLLWPSGRHVLPKLRVFIDYLSERLIL is encoded by the coding sequence ATGGACAGTCTGGGCAGCCTGCGCGGCTTCGTGCAGGTGGTGGAGAGCGGCGGCTTCGCCGAGGCGGCGCGGGTGCTGGGCGTGTCCGCTTCGGCGATGGCCAAGAGCGTGGCGCGGCTGGAGCAGTCGCTGGGCGTGCGCCTGTTCCATCGCAGCACCCGCAGCCAGACCCTGACCGCGGAAGGCCAACTGTTCCTGCCGCGCTGCCGGCGCATCCTGGCCGAGGCCGAGGCGGCGCGCAGCGAGCTCGGCAGCCACGCGGCCACGCCGAAGGGACGGCTGCGGGTCAGCCTGCCGATGAACAACAACGTGCTGCTGCCGGTACTCGCCGACTTCATGCGCGCCTATCCGCAGGTGCAGCTGGATCTGGATTTCGACGACCGCCTGGTGGACGTGATCGAGGACGGCTTCGATGCGGTGCTGCGCGTGGCCGAACCCGACGACTCGCGCCTGGCGTCCAAGCGCCTGGGCGGTTTCCGGCGCTGCCTGGTGGCCGCGCCGGACTACCTGCAGCGCTGCGGCACGCCGCGCGCGCCGGCCGACCTGCTGGCCCACCAATGCCTGCATTACCGCTTCCGCAGCAGCGGACGCCTGGAGGCCTGGCCGATGGGCGCGGCGGCGGCCGGCCTGCAGTTGCCGGTGTCGATGGTCTGCAACAACATCGAAACGCGCCTGAGCTTCGCCCTGCGCGGCTGCGGCATCGCCCTGCTGCCGGAGCACTCGGTGCGCGATGCGGTCGCCAACGGCATGCTGCGCACGCTGCTGGACGACTATGTCGCCGCCGACGGCACCTTCCACCTGCTGTGGCCGTCGGGTCGGCATGTGCTGCCGAAATTGCGCGTGTTCATCGATTACCTCAGCGAGCGGCTGATCCTGTAG
- a CDS encoding alpha/beta fold hydrolase, giving the protein METYVVAAGGRLRMARGLAWLLVLCTLALPAWARMQEVKPGQTPQLAPDEGLVLVAVDTDVDLYGVELNKDGKIFGAGTMSQLKPGISYRLYIAPVGDYAWRKIMLMPQFSYSLRDSDEFRFRIQPGRITYPGDLLFRPESLFNVDMGMVNRSLAAMDWLQQTHPALWAQYELSYSGHYPDPFPQFYRKALAQHPNATPAAKVTLRAPPPPAAMPIAPATLFRGGLVKALELNPRGDLLALQLHERKDEWRIELLDLTSNQQRLLATSVEPIKQLLWAGNDALLFTVRVPRGPNVVRGMRVDTAADGTRKWSPLTLPNGGYIVDALPQTPNTVLFATTLRNGDNAVQLMDVSSQAAIDRWRPRFQERLNIGLERDVGWLTDGNGRLRLAVVRRDDDYVLMYRDGMGATYRDVMTLSDLRDFQPVGLSFDAGEIYAVTDDGRAQRDLVAYDVAARKIVRTLFSQPGVDVVDLIQGPRRTPIGVTYYESGRLVSHYFESTDERLGRALSAALPGRNVQIAARNLDGRQMVLWADASDQPPQLFHLDLDKRAASAIAEDMPWLHGMHFAPSEVLKFKGRDGLPLEAFLTLPPGGGRKPLVVFPHGGPIGVADSLGFDPDTQFLASLGYAVLRVNFRGSDGYGRAFREAGRGGFGTLIEDDIDAAIGQALARYPLDAQRMCVLGASYGGYSALVMAMRWPERFRCVASIAGVADRILFYTASDGGRDADGRADLERLLGNPNTQLEQMTSTSPLYRYDAIKVPVLLAHGLEDRRVDYEHTRRMLRMLEMAGNPPVGLTFAGEGHGFADVDHRAALWSGVAGFLQAHLSADAPPQKAATP; this is encoded by the coding sequence ATGGAGACGTACGTTGTCGCGGCCGGTGGCCGCCTGCGCATGGCGCGCGGGCTGGCGTGGCTGTTGGTGTTGTGCACGTTGGCATTGCCGGCGTGGGCAAGGATGCAGGAAGTCAAACCCGGACAGACGCCGCAGCTGGCGCCCGACGAGGGCCTGGTGCTGGTCGCGGTGGATACCGATGTCGACCTGTACGGCGTGGAGTTGAACAAGGACGGCAAGATCTTCGGCGCCGGCACCATGTCCCAGCTCAAGCCGGGGATCAGCTACCGGCTGTACATCGCGCCGGTCGGCGACTACGCCTGGCGCAAGATCATGCTGATGCCGCAATTCAGCTACAGCCTGCGCGACAGCGACGAATTCCGTTTCCGCATCCAGCCTGGACGCATCACCTATCCGGGCGATCTGCTGTTCCGTCCCGAGTCGCTGTTCAATGTCGACATGGGCATGGTCAACCGTTCGCTGGCCGCAATGGACTGGCTGCAGCAGACCCATCCGGCGCTGTGGGCGCAGTACGAACTGAGCTATTCCGGGCACTATCCCGATCCGTTCCCGCAGTTCTACCGCAAGGCGCTGGCGCAGCATCCCAACGCCACGCCGGCGGCGAAGGTGACGTTGCGCGCGCCGCCACCGCCGGCCGCGATGCCGATCGCCCCGGCCACGTTGTTTCGCGGCGGTCTGGTCAAGGCGCTGGAGCTGAACCCGCGTGGCGACCTGCTGGCGCTGCAACTGCACGAGCGCAAGGACGAATGGCGGATCGAACTGCTGGATCTGACCAGCAACCAGCAGCGCCTGTTGGCCACCAGCGTCGAGCCGATCAAGCAACTGCTGTGGGCCGGCAACGATGCGCTGCTGTTCACCGTGCGCGTGCCGCGTGGCCCGAACGTGGTGCGCGGCATGCGCGTGGACACCGCGGCCGACGGCACGCGCAAGTGGAGCCCGCTGACCCTGCCCAATGGCGGCTACATCGTCGATGCGTTGCCGCAAACGCCCAATACGGTGCTGTTCGCCACCACGCTGCGCAACGGCGACAACGCGGTGCAGCTGATGGACGTGTCCAGTCAGGCGGCGATCGACCGCTGGCGGCCGCGCTTCCAGGAACGGCTGAACATCGGCCTGGAACGCGACGTGGGCTGGCTGACCGACGGCAACGGGCGGCTGCGCCTGGCGGTGGTGCGGCGCGACGACGACTACGTGCTGATGTACCGCGACGGCATGGGCGCGACCTACCGCGACGTGATGACGCTCAGCGACCTGCGCGATTTCCAGCCGGTCGGCCTGTCCTTCGATGCGGGCGAGATCTACGCGGTGACCGACGACGGCCGCGCGCAGCGCGACCTGGTCGCCTACGACGTCGCCGCGCGCAAGATCGTGCGCACGCTGTTCAGCCAGCCCGGAGTCGATGTGGTCGACCTGATCCAGGGGCCGCGGCGCACGCCGATCGGGGTCACCTACTACGAGAGCGGGCGCCTGGTCAGCCACTACTTCGAAAGCACCGACGAACGCCTCGGCCGCGCGTTGAGCGCCGCGCTGCCCGGGCGCAACGTGCAGATCGCCGCGCGCAACCTGGACGGCCGGCAGATGGTGCTGTGGGCCGACGCCAGCGACCAGCCGCCGCAACTGTTCCATCTGGACCTGGACAAGCGTGCGGCCAGCGCGATCGCCGAGGACATGCCATGGCTGCACGGCATGCACTTCGCGCCGAGCGAAGTGCTCAAGTTCAAGGGTCGCGACGGGCTGCCGCTGGAGGCGTTCCTGACCTTGCCGCCGGGCGGCGGGCGCAAGCCGCTGGTGGTGTTCCCGCATGGCGGGCCGATCGGCGTGGCCGATTCGCTGGGCTTCGATCCGGACACCCAGTTCCTCGCCTCGCTGGGCTATGCGGTGCTGCGGGTCAACTTCCGCGGCTCCGACGGCTATGGTCGCGCGTTCCGCGAAGCCGGGCGCGGCGGTTTCGGCACGCTGATCGAGGACGACATCGACGCGGCGATCGGGCAGGCGCTGGCGCGCTATCCGCTGGATGCGCAGCGCATGTGCGTGCTTGGCGCCAGTTATGGCGGTTACTCGGCGCTGGTGATGGCGATGCGTTGGCCGGAGCGTTTCCGCTGCGTGGCGTCGATCGCCGGCGTCGCCGACCGGATCCTGTTCTATACCGCCAGCGACGGCGGGCGCGATGCCGATGGTCGCGCCGATCTGGAACGACTGCTGGGCAATCCCAACACGCAGCTGGAGCAGATGACCAGCACCTCGCCGCTGTACCGCTACGACGCGATCAAGGTGCCGGTGCTGCTGGCGCACGGGCTGGAAGACCGGCGCGTGGATTACGAACACACCCGACGCATGCTGCGGATGCTGGAGATGGCCGGCAACCCGCCGGTGGGGCTGACCTTCGCGGGCGAGGGCCACGGCTTCGCCGACGTCGATCACCGCGCCGCGCTGTGGAGCGGGGTGGCGGGTTTCCTGCAGGCGCATCTGTCCGCGGACGCGCCGCCGCAGAAGGCGGCGACGCCTTGA
- a CDS encoding alkene reductase, giving the protein MTATASPLFAPLRLGAIELANRIVMAPLTRNRAEGEGRIPSPLAPEYYGQRASAGLIVAEATQISPMGQGYMDTPGIYSEAQVAAWKNVTAEVHRRGGKIVLQLWHVGRISHVSLLPDGAAPVAPSALRADAKTYTAEGFSDVSAPRALRLDEIPALLEDFRHAARNAIAAGFDGVEVHAANGYLIDQFLRDGSNRRDDAYGGSIENRTRLLFEVVQAVAQEIGAERTGVRLSPVTPANDAHDSDPQPLFERAVERLDPLGLAFLHVIEGATGGPRDNIAFDYAALRAKFRGPWLVNNGYDKALAERVLGSGAADAVAFGRPFIANPDLVERLRRDAPLNPLDADTLYGGGAKGYTDYPTLD; this is encoded by the coding sequence ATGACCGCTACCGCTTCCCCGTTGTTCGCCCCGCTGCGCCTGGGCGCGATCGAACTGGCCAACCGCATCGTGATGGCGCCGCTGACCCGCAATCGCGCCGAAGGCGAAGGCCGCATCCCCTCGCCGCTGGCGCCCGAGTACTACGGCCAACGCGCCAGCGCCGGGCTGATCGTCGCCGAGGCCACCCAGATCAGCCCGATGGGCCAGGGCTACATGGACACGCCAGGGATCTACAGCGAAGCGCAGGTCGCGGCGTGGAAGAACGTCACTGCCGAGGTGCACCGCCGCGGCGGCAAGATCGTGCTGCAGCTGTGGCACGTCGGCCGCATCTCCCACGTCAGCCTGCTGCCGGACGGCGCTGCGCCGGTGGCGCCGAGCGCGCTGCGCGCCGACGCCAAGACCTACACCGCCGAGGGCTTCAGCGACGTCTCCGCACCGCGTGCGCTGCGCCTGGACGAGATTCCGGCGCTGCTCGAGGACTTCCGCCATGCCGCGCGCAACGCCATCGCCGCCGGCTTCGACGGCGTGGAAGTGCATGCCGCCAACGGCTACCTGATCGACCAGTTCCTGCGCGACGGCAGCAACCGCCGCGACGACGCCTACGGCGGCAGCATCGAGAACCGCACCCGGCTGCTGTTCGAGGTGGTGCAGGCGGTGGCGCAGGAAATCGGCGCCGAGCGCACCGGCGTGCGCCTGTCGCCGGTGACCCCGGCCAACGATGCGCACGACAGCGACCCGCAGCCGCTGTTCGAGCGCGCGGTCGAACGCCTGGACCCGCTGGGCCTGGCCTTCCTGCATGTGATCGAGGGCGCCACCGGCGGCCCGCGCGACAACATCGCCTTCGATTACGCCGCACTGCGCGCCAAGTTCCGCGGTCCGTGGCTGGTCAACAACGGCTACGACAAGGCCCTGGCCGAGCGGGTGCTCGGCTCGGGCGCTGCCGACGCGGTCGCGTTCGGGCGCCCGTTCATCGCCAATCCGGATCTGGTGGAACGGCTGCGCCGCGATGCGCCGCTCAACCCGCTGGATGCGGACACGCTCTACGGCGGCGGCGCCAAGGGCTACACCGATTACCCGACGCTGGACTGA
- a CDS encoding MFS transporter, whose amino-acid sequence MSTPVTPQAPLSRRGYVLILFALAMGGFAIGTSEFSTMGLMPYIARGLAIDEPQVGHLISAYALGVVVGAPLLAIVGARWPRRTLLLALMGFYAVGNLASALAPDYHSMLLVRFIAGLPHGAYFGVATLVAASISCPDQRGAAVSRVLLGLNLAVLVGNPLATWLGQVAQWRYAYALVAAIAVLTVVLVMRLLPADPQEPRQQPLRELRAFNRPQVWLALGIGSVGFAGMFCVFSYLAPTLTQVTGVSERWIPFAMCAFGFGGLLGNLAGGWLFDRLQFRAVPLVLLWSMAVLLAWPLAAHSPWAVLPAVVAVGTMGALAPVLQTRLMDVASEAQTLAAASNHAAFNLANALGPWMGGIAISAGLGWTSTGYVGAAAALGGLLVYLWARHDARRAQRLATAG is encoded by the coding sequence ATGTCCACTCCCGTCACTCCCCAGGCGCCGCTGTCGCGCCGCGGCTACGTGCTGATCCTGTTCGCGTTGGCGATGGGCGGCTTCGCGATCGGCACCAGCGAGTTCTCCACCATGGGCCTGATGCCGTACATCGCGCGCGGGCTGGCGATCGACGAGCCGCAGGTCGGACACCTGATCAGCGCCTACGCGCTGGGCGTGGTGGTCGGCGCGCCGCTGCTGGCGATCGTCGGCGCGCGCTGGCCGCGGCGCACCCTGCTGCTGGCGCTGATGGGCTTCTACGCGGTCGGCAACCTGGCCAGTGCGCTGGCGCCGGATTACCACAGCATGCTGCTGGTGCGCTTCATCGCCGGGCTGCCGCATGGCGCCTATTTCGGCGTGGCCACGCTGGTCGCCGCGTCGATCAGCTGCCCCGACCAGCGCGGCGCGGCGGTGAGCCGGGTGTTGCTGGGGCTCAATCTGGCGGTGCTGGTCGGCAATCCGTTGGCGACCTGGCTCGGCCAGGTGGCGCAATGGCGCTACGCGTACGCGCTGGTGGCGGCGATCGCGGTGCTGACCGTGGTGCTGGTCATGCGCCTGCTGCCGGCCGATCCGCAGGAACCGCGGCAGCAGCCGCTGCGCGAACTGCGCGCGTTCAACCGGCCGCAGGTGTGGCTGGCGCTGGGCATCGGCTCGGTCGGCTTCGCCGGCATGTTCTGCGTTTTCAGCTATCTGGCGCCGACCCTGACCCAGGTCACCGGCGTGTCCGAACGCTGGATCCCGTTCGCGATGTGCGCGTTCGGCTTCGGCGGCCTGCTCGGCAACCTTGCCGGCGGTTGGTTGTTCGACCGGCTGCAGTTCCGCGCCGTGCCGCTGGTGCTGCTGTGGTCGATGGCGGTGCTGCTGGCCTGGCCGCTGGCCGCGCACTCGCCCTGGGCGGTGCTGCCGGCGGTGGTCGCGGTCGGCACGATGGGTGCGCTGGCGCCGGTGTTGCAGACCCGGCTGATGGACGTGGCCAGCGAGGCGCAGACCCTGGCCGCGGCGTCCAACCATGCCGCCTTCAACCTGGCCAACGCGCTGGGACCGTGGATGGGCGGGATCGCGATCAGCGCCGGGCTGGGCTGGACCTCGACCGGCTATGTCGGCGCGGCGGCGGCGCTGGGCGGCCTGCTGGTGTACTTGTGGGCGCGCCACGACGCGCGCCGTGCGCAGCGCCTGGCGACGGCTGGCTGA